The region cattacatcacttgctgacCAATTGAttcgtctgcagtgaatgggtgccatcagaatgagagtccaaacagctgataagaacctcaaaacaatacacaaatgatcaaaactacTCCATTCCATCGATATCATCTTGTCTGGTGAAAAGCTGTTTTGGCAAAAAAGTTCATAATCCATATTAACACTTCCAGTGTCCTCTCACTTTAAAATTCCCCAACATACTTGCTTAGAACTGTTTTTGCTCAAACAGTGCTTGATCCGTcgatatttctcttctgattcagattaaatgactttttcactgaagaaagcattattatggatggTTGATTCATATTTTAACCCAAAGCAATGGGTTGAAGTTAAAAATACCTTGATGTTTACTTCTTGCAAACAcatagcttttcacttcacaagacatccATTGATTGACCAGAGTCATGACAGTTACTTGCggattttgtgatgtttttatcagctgtttggactctgacggctcccattcactgcagaggatccattggtgagcaagtgatgtaatgctaaattcttCCGATGAATAAATAAACTCTACATTCATCCTGGATGGCCTGAGCGTGAGTACATTGTCAGTAAATTTTCCATTAAATCTAATCATTGCACATGCATTGTAATGGAAAGCTACACGTGTTCCTGTGTGTAAAAGCCCGGAAGGGAATGTTTGTAAGAACGGACTAGGGTAATGTATAAAATTAGATTTACTTGGCTTTCTCGTTCAGCTTGTAGCCCTTGATGGTCTCAACATAACCGCTGGCAGTGTCAACACTCTGGTCGTAGTAGGACTTAAGTGTGTCCACCACAGTGGAAATGGTGCCTCTCTCCTCCTCAGCTTGCCTGGGCACACGGAAGCTCTCCGCTCCTGCAGGGGGCAAACCAGATttagagagagacagatgagtttaaaaaaaacatttctttattttcatgtttcattttcattttagggtacTTCATTAGCAGCAAAGCATATGTAATAATAATCCAAATTGAGTATGTTTATGAATGTGTCTGTCTGTACATACCCAGAGCAAGGAAAGCAATGACAGCTGTGATAACCAGTAGCTTGTTCATAATGACAGGTATAGCTGAGGGATTGAGTAAAGCACTGGTCAGATGACAGCAGCACAATTGTGAGAATATAAAGagggcattattattattattattaatattatttagtgcATGCAGTCACTTAGTAAGTCATTGATAGGCTATTAAAAGCATACTGTATATGCTGTTACACCAGATTATCATTTTACCGATGAAGTACTTTTTAGTggcataaaacaatttaatataatgtttatttaatcgatcattcattttcattgaaaaaaaatcatactattTAAGAAATGTGCATGTGCTATTATTTTTGCAATAACATTGAAGCTTTTTACAAAACATACTAAATGCAGCAATATTATGAGTACATTCATCTATAAAGACTAACATCATGTGCATTTTAGGAATTAATCAGGTATATGTCAAAAGTGCTAAACAGTCAAGAATCATAGAATCTGTCATAATAtccaaacatttttataatgccTTTAATACAGGAGGGAAAATATGGTGGTACTCACAGTTTCTCCTCTGCAGAAAGTGTGTCAGACAGGTTAGCGGCAAAACTCCTTGGCCTATTTTATATATGGGTACAGTTTTATTGACTTGATAACTCAAGTGCCAAAGTGCAAGCTTTCTCAGATAAAtgatatgtgagtgtgtgttcatgtggggctttttttttttgctactgctTGTTTGTAAGATAAGGGACTAAAATGAGATTACCTGTTAAAAAGATATGGCTCTTCACATGAATAGACATACTGATTGATCACATTAAACAAAATCACTGACTTTAATCAACAGTCTGACATTTAAGATGAAGTAAAACTCATCTGAGCTCTTAATATGATTACACACTTGTTATATTCTCTTCTCCATCCACCAGCAGACAGATAAATGCTCAGAAGCTCGTATCTTGCGTAACTGAACTTCAACACGTTTCCAAATAAAGTCCTAAGTCTGTTTCACCAAATACACGTCAGCCTGTTGAGGCTACTTCAGGTTATTTTTTGCaaaagtgtgaatgtgtgtgcatcTAGATCTTTCTTTGTGTCTGTACAAGATGGGAGGTTTTTGAGATTGTCAAATCAATTTCTTCACTCACATGAATACACTTTCTTTATAGGCACCTGTGGCACCACGAAGAAGAGATAGTTTCTTAAAGCAAGGTATAGTTTAAAGGGATTCATgctaaaaaaaatagatttttgccatcatttactcatgctcatgtctttccaaaactgtataagtttctttcttatgctgagcataaaagtagatattttgaagaatgctggtaatcagacagttgatggtccccattgacttccattgtatttcttTCCCCACTGAAGTCAGTGACAAGAAACTGTTAGGCTctttaatacaaaaatgcaaagaaaacaaaaataatgactttattttctCTATAATGAAGGCAGAGGGCGAAGCAGAGGagaataattgttttaatgaagtcattgttttagttttctttgcgcacaaaaagtattctcatagctccACATACACTTACCACGTTTCCGTTCCTTGCCCGTGGTAGTCCCCTTGCTGTCAATAGAGTGTCAGAAAGCTTtcagatttcatccaaaatatcttaatttgtgttccaaatatGAATGTAggccttacgggtttggaatgagatgaggttgagtaattaatgtcAGAATGTactttttgggtgagctatcctttaattattaaaatgttcaaagatgtttttttttttttgcttgtttactgaaatgttttttggAGAACCCAAAATCTGATTTCTTTGAAACCTTCTTTGAAACTcttatatttttaagagtgtagagtTGTGGAATATCATGGGCCAGCAAGAAAAAGCCACCAGTTGGACACTGAAGGGGACGCAGTTGTTTTACCTTTAGCTTTGCTGTCGATTAAATGTgataattaactaaattaaagaaacaatggAGCGACAGTGACTTTGGCAGCAGGACAGATATCATAATGAGAAATCATAGTGAGGTTTTATTAAACCTTAGTGATGATCCAGTGATGCTGGTTTTCCTTAGAaagaaaatgatcaaataaaatatgtataatgataaatattttatatatgtccTGTACTgtgtattattgtgtgtgtgtgtgtgtgggcatgtttttgtgacatatcaggacacaactttgtataatgacatgggtatgacacaggtattacaaggagagggtgacttatgaggacatagcCCATgtacccatttttcaaaatgcttataaatcatacagaattagtttttttgagaaagtgaaaatgcacaaagtttcctgtgagggttagggttaggtgtagggttggtgtagggccatagaatatacagtttgtacagtacaataaccattatgcctatgggatgtccccactttttacaaaaacaaacgtgtgtgtgtgtgtgtgtgtgacagacaaCAAGAGAGAGTGTTATAAACAATAAACCCAGTCACACATACCTCAGCAGGTGGTTGTAGCTTTGGTTTTAACTCCCATTTTATCACTGTAGGTAAAGCACTCTTGTTGCACACTTGAGGgcattatttcttaaaaaatcgTAGGCAGAGCTTTAGTTATTAGATCATTCTCCACCGTAACATTGACACACTCGGCTGCTAGGGTGCTCTTTATGGTTGCCTTTGGCTTACAAGGTAAAACGATCCTTAATATTCAGTAGTTTTACtttctaatttacattttataattgaaTAATTTTACAGTGATTGAACTAAACTGGATCAACACTGGATCAACACTGAGCTCACGctgaataaaaacactaataaaaataataataataataataataattacagcagAATTTGAATGTGCCATCAAATGAATGAAGCTTGGATCCTtgatatgattttcttctttgttGCCGTGaatctgctttgaaacaatctaaTGACTTGacttgggtgttctgggtggttgcatACTTGCAGGtctctttgacattttaaatgttgtgGAGTTTTCTTGATTCTTTTTTACATAGGGTAAAAATCACATCCCATTGGTAATATTATATACACTACATCTCCTCAATGAGCTGCTGGATTTGAAACATCATTTATGTGGGTATTACAAATGCAGGAAAGTTATGCTCCCAGTTTTAATGATCATCATTAGGGGGATGTTTGCAAAGTATGAgcaaatataatagtaatatttgccttgcattagtattattagtagtaatgtTCATTGTATTCACACTCTCAAACAAAGCAATATTATTATTGCTCCTAAACTACtttataaaactattataaaattgcAGTAGATATGACAGATGCAACATTTACATGAATTatgatccaaataaataaatgtgaaaactgtATGAAACTAGTTATCAGTTAAAAGCAGAGAATGAGTAGCTATCATGGCTTTCTAGCATATTCTTTGATTTCTGTTTTGTGGAAATACACATTTCTTAAACCTATTTGCATTTCTGTTCAGATTATGTGAATATGTACATTAAAGAACATAAGTCAGACGAGAGAGGAACTGTAGAGCTCATTGGTCATTACACAAGAGTTCAATGCACTTGCAACCAATATCCTTTCAGGTCTGGAATAAACAGTTTAAACAAATACCTTACATTGATGACATAAATGTACCTATGTTTTTGCTATGTTATAGTACACATCACAATCAAAACTCGGGTTTGCATTTTCcagatgtttttatttagaaTGGGTCATGTTGTTTCTTTATGAGGCACACAAAATCACATAATTCATTCTCTATTAATGCTGGGctgggtgttttttatttttcctgcACTGAACAGAATGGTATCAAATACAcagatacagtatatacatgcaaAATCTGCACCGACGTGCTGGACACACAGCATCCAGATCTATTATTGAAGTTTGCTGGGTTGAAGGAATCAGTGGTTGATGAGCTGCAGACTCTAACCCTCATGAGGCAGGACAGTATCCAGCACTGGCTTGATGTTGGTGATTGCCCTGTCCAGGTATTCTCCGATGTGGGGCCGCAGATAGTGGCCATAAGCACCAAGAAGAGCCATGCGAGCTTTGTCCACCATAGGCTCGATATCACTGGCCAGACCGCTGGAAGAagcacaaaaatacataatagaTTTACTCACACAGAATAACTGGACTGAACAGCATTAGAATGACATGCAGTGAGGGCCGGGATGACTAGCTTGAGGCAGCCCTTACCCGATGATTTTGATGGCACTCTCCACTCTTGGCCTTTTGCTCAGTTCTTCAAGAATTTGTTTGGCTTGATCTCCTGTTGGTGAGCCCTCGAGTGTTGGCTGAAGGGCAGCTTTGGTCTTTTCCCAAGCATTGACGATCCTCTTAAAGAAAACTGCCTTCAGCCCCTCATATTTCTCTACTAACTCCTTGTCAGGCTGGGGCCATTCCTGTGCccaaacacacactgacactacaAGAGGAAGAAAAGACATCGAGAATTATATAAACGAGCCATGTGCCCATCTTAAACCATATGTTTAACCACATTTATTGAAGAGTTCCTGGTTACTGTGTGTATGTAGTCTGGCTCTATTATGGACCAGATAAAGGTCtgcatgactgtgtgtgtttctagTAAATCACTGTTGCCCTTAACATCGCTACATGCTGAGATGCCACTTACATTGTCAGTCATTGCTTTATAGAATTAATTCAGGATAGATGTCTTTTTGAGATGTCTCTAGAGtcttttttgacaaaaatgtcccACTTCACCCTATAAATCTAAATGCAAATAGCCTGGTGGCTTCTGTTATTTTATTGCTCATTTAATCACTTAAAAACAACTAAATCTGCCTCAGATGTCCAGTAAGTTCATAACCTGAGCAAAAAGAGACAAACAGGCCTCGGGCCTGCTgttctaatatgctaatatgtCTTATTCATTTTGCAGTTGTGCACcagttaacaaagagagacaagATTTCAAGAACTAGTTTTTACCTTGGAGTGCAAGAATGAGAGCAAATGTCAGCTTCATCTAGGAGAGAACACAGACATTTAGACATGATACATTTGCTGAACATGCCAGTGAATGTTAACATCACTGATCCTCAATctcattttaaatatgcattttaaatatgcacAAACCAAGGATTTGACTGCAAAAACAGTCATGAAACATGTTTAGTGTTTTGCatttggaaagagagagagatagagatagagagaatGCATTTCAGTTCTCTTTAAAATAGTAATGCATTTCAAGTAGTTATATTATTAAATGCTATTGCATGCATGTTTAAGAGCAACTTGGTGAAGACTCACTTTACCTTGTGCTAGTGAGATTCCTGTAGAGAGAATTAAAGGACTGGAGTCAACATCAGTTGCTGTGCCTGCAGTTATATTGTCTACCGTCCATCCCTATATCTGCCTGACCGCTTGACCAAACAAAcgtcatcacacacacatacactcaataACTTAAAATCAATCACACAGTCTtgctgcatgcacacacacacacccacgcaaGTGGACCACTGTTCCTACAGGGCAAACATGTACACCATGGTTGGCCCACTCAAAGTCCACAGTTCCTAAGGCATGAGAGGATACTTATGAAACCACTAATCAAGAATATTGATGTGCTCTCAGTGTTCGTTGTGCAACATTAAAGATGCATTTAGGATAAAATGCTGAACAGGAACTTTTATACAAAGAATCCAAAGGGGCATTCAAAACAAGACCCCCAAATATAACATTCCCCATTCCACAATataaaagcatttacatttttgggatatagtatagtatatgtttatgtatatgcaTAAGGACTATATTTTGGCTGTAAAGAAAAAGTGTGATATGTTAAACTCTATAATTGGCTTTTATATTGGTAATGGTCTTGTTTTCCATTAACTAGGACATTTGCCTCGAAAAACTACTAATTTGCTGCTGattaatagttattaaggtaGTTGTTTAGGTACTgggtaggattaggaatgtaTGGTAATGCAGAATATGTGATTTTTAAGCAGTAATAAACCATAAAgcctaatatgttaataataggcatgctataCTCTTGCTAAttagtc is a window of Carassius auratus strain Wakin chromosome 16, ASM336829v1, whole genome shotgun sequence DNA encoding:
- the apoc2 gene encoding apolipoprotein C-II isoform X1; its protein translation is MSIHVKSHIFLTGQGVLPLTCLTHFLQRRNSIPVIMNKLLVITAVIAFLALGAESFRVPRQAEEERGTISTVVDTLKSYYDQSVDTASGYVETIKGYKLNEKAKNLYDDTVRAVSTYAGISYDQLYHMLYPQES
- the apoc2 gene encoding apolipoprotein C-II isoform X2 — protein: MNKLLVITAVIAFLALGAESFRVPRQAEEERGTISTVVDTLKSYYDQSVDTASGYVETIKGYKLNEKAKNLYDDTVRAVSTYAGISYDQLYHMLYPQES